In Leptodesmis sichuanensis A121, the following are encoded in one genomic region:
- a CDS encoding SET domain-containing protein, whose translation MIHPHTELRFINEAIGYGVFATEFIPKGTITWILDELDQRYEEAYVMSLDPLLRDRLLKFCFRDEQGQYILCWDIARYVNHSFNSTLIATPYHFELAAKDIYPGDEITDDYGYFNLDKPFYCLPEPGTTRTKVMPDDILHYYSHWDRIAAEAMQHFNRVDQPLKHLIDPRFADKVAAIAAGQAVMDSLLTCYYNPGDRMLGLGIGD comes from the coding sequence ATGATTCATCCCCATACAGAGCTCCGATTCATCAATGAAGCGATCGGTTACGGTGTATTTGCGACAGAGTTCATTCCTAAAGGCACGATCACCTGGATTTTGGATGAACTAGACCAGCGCTATGAAGAGGCTTACGTCATGTCGCTGGATCCCTTACTACGCGATCGCCTGCTGAAATTCTGTTTTCGGGATGAACAGGGTCAGTATATTTTGTGTTGGGATATCGCTCGCTACGTCAACCACAGCTTTAACTCCACCCTGATCGCTACTCCCTACCACTTTGAACTGGCTGCTAAAGATATTTATCCGGGCGATGAAATTACGGACGACTACGGTTACTTCAATTTAGACAAACCCTTTTACTGCCTGCCTGAACCTGGCACGACTCGTACCAAGGTCATGCCCGATGATATCCTGCACTACTACTCCCACTGGGATCGGATTGCTGCAGAGGCAATGCAGCACTTTAATCGAGTCGATCAACCCCTGAAACATCTAATTGATCCCAGGTTTGCAGACAAAGTAGCCGCGATCGCTGCTGGTCAGGCGGTTATGGATTCCCTGCTGACGTGCTATTACAATCCTGGCGATCGGATGTTGGGATTAGGGATTGGGGATTAG
- a CDS encoding ATP-binding protein, translating to MQSIPADTASPRPKSGISLLRSVGLRLFISVVGGSLVGLLGTTYWSYRELARQSEAELMSSLQVKTEILAGDFNALESSTKTVLDAVKTLYVSGERREQVYSDLMYRALQTSVLGTGLGFGQPPNDRRIIPSLQYAYPYVARQKKTGSVEPPKLGNTDPKNFTTNYFQQPIAAGKPIWLEPESYVEDSLTPPQTLVSTSYSMPFYDDQKQLLGVLSQDLELGFLSKKLNVPVMRDAGYFLLVSAQGNLIAYPPNPQQALNLTPFPKLDNYQGLWNTIQTQLQAGAENGVVQWRDSQGKSEYWAYQKIPNNNWVLMAVVPKAIVLGPVWRFLTAGILGAVIGASIVQGIVVALFVRRLNQRLQPIMDECNRLAEMNTKSEELMSREDELGRLTISFYALLGQVTVNERRLRQETAKSAQALQALQQTQAQLIQTEKMSSLGQLVAGVAHEINNPINFIYGNLPHAVRYTQDLLQLVELYDRIYDRHPEIQQFRQDIDLPFLIEDLPQMLESMQIGADRIREIVLSLRNFSRLDESDMKRVNIHDGIDSTLLILQNRLKPNANRPPIVVIKEYGDLPLVECYAGQLNQVFMNILSNAIDALDSYNQKRSTEDIEANPATITIYTEAIHPYPLESPSASSSSALTSPSSPSHPTPSIVIRIQDNGPGIPPDHLNRLFDPFFTTKPIGKGTGLGLSISYQIIVEKHHGILKCSSQPGQGAEFWIEIPVRQGQLPELG from the coding sequence ATGCAGTCCATCCCTGCGGACACGGCTTCACCTCGCCCAAAATCAGGAATTTCCTTACTCCGCTCGGTTGGGCTGCGATTATTTATTTCCGTAGTAGGTGGTTCACTGGTTGGGCTGCTGGGAACTACCTACTGGTCTTATCGAGAACTGGCACGGCAATCTGAAGCTGAGTTAATGTCCAGTTTACAGGTCAAAACCGAAATTTTAGCAGGGGATTTTAACGCCCTAGAATCATCTACTAAAACGGTTTTGGATGCCGTGAAAACGCTTTATGTATCTGGAGAACGCCGGGAACAGGTGTATAGCGACCTGATGTACCGTGCGCTGCAAACTTCGGTTCTGGGAACTGGTCTGGGATTTGGTCAGCCGCCCAACGATCGCCGGATCATTCCCTCCTTACAGTATGCCTACCCTTATGTGGCCCGGCAGAAAAAAACTGGATCTGTAGAGCCACCCAAATTGGGGAATACCGACCCTAAAAACTTCACGACGAATTATTTTCAGCAGCCCATTGCCGCAGGCAAACCGATTTGGCTGGAACCGGAAAGTTATGTAGAAGATTCTCTCACTCCTCCCCAAACCCTGGTCAGTACCAGTTATTCCATGCCGTTTTATGACGATCAAAAGCAATTATTGGGGGTTCTCAGCCAGGATCTGGAATTGGGTTTTTTGAGCAAGAAACTGAATGTTCCCGTTATGCGCGATGCGGGTTACTTTTTGCTGGTCAGTGCTCAAGGAAACCTGATTGCCTATCCCCCCAATCCTCAGCAAGCTCTCAACCTGACTCCCTTCCCCAAGTTAGATAATTACCAGGGATTGTGGAACACAATTCAGACCCAACTTCAAGCCGGAGCGGAAAATGGGGTTGTGCAATGGCGGGATAGCCAGGGCAAATCAGAATATTGGGCCTATCAGAAAATTCCCAATAACAACTGGGTGTTAATGGCTGTTGTGCCCAAGGCGATCGTCCTGGGGCCAGTCTGGCGATTTTTGACCGCAGGCATTCTGGGAGCCGTAATTGGTGCGTCAATTGTTCAAGGAATTGTTGTGGCGCTCTTTGTGCGACGGCTCAATCAACGCCTGCAACCAATTATGGATGAATGCAACCGATTGGCCGAAATGAACACCAAGAGCGAAGAGTTGATGAGCCGGGAAGATGAACTGGGCCGTTTAACCATTTCGTTCTATGCGCTGTTAGGGCAGGTAACGGTGAATGAACGGCGGTTACGGCAAGAAACGGCGAAATCGGCTCAAGCGCTCCAGGCACTGCAACAAACCCAGGCACAACTGATCCAGACGGAAAAGATGTCCAGTCTGGGGCAACTGGTTGCTGGTGTGGCTCATGAAATTAACAACCCAATCAACTTCATCTATGGCAACCTGCCTCATGCAGTCAGGTACACTCAGGATTTGTTGCAACTCGTTGAACTATACGATCGCATTTATGATCGCCATCCTGAGATTCAACAATTTCGTCAAGACATCGATCTGCCCTTTCTGATCGAGGATTTACCTCAGATGCTGGAATCGATGCAGATCGGAGCCGATCGGATTCGAGAAATTGTCCTTTCCCTGCGCAATTTTTCTCGCCTGGATGAATCCGACATGAAGCGAGTTAATATTCATGACGGAATTGATAGCACCCTGTTGATTTTGCAGAACCGCCTGAAGCCCAACGCTAACCGTCCCCCAATTGTTGTGATCAAAGAATACGGTGACCTACCCCTGGTCGAGTGTTACGCCGGACAACTGAATCAGGTGTTCATGAATATTCTGAGTAACGCGATCGATGCCCTGGATTCATACAACCAGAAGCGCTCCACTGAGGACATTGAGGCGAACCCTGCGACCATTACGATCTACACCGAAGCCATTCATCCCTATCCCCTGGAAAGCCCTTCAGCGTCCTCATCTTCCGCACTGACCAGTCCATCTTCCCCTTCACACCCCACACCATCCATCGTTATCCGTATTCAAGACAATGGCCCTGGCATTCCTCCAGACCACCTGAACCGCTTATTTGATCCCTTTTTCACTACTAAACCGATCGGTAAGGGCACAGGATTAGGATTGTCCATCAGCTATCAAATCATCGTAGAAAAGCACCACGGCATTCTGAAATGCTCCTCTCAGCCTGGGCAAGGGGCGGAATTCTGGATTGAGATTCCGGTCAGGCAGGGTCAGCTTCCGGAGTTGGGTTAG